Within Lolium rigidum isolate FL_2022 chromosome 5, APGP_CSIRO_Lrig_0.1, whole genome shotgun sequence, the genomic segment gaagagggagtttgaagaactaaggcggaatacttgcaccaatcatgcgagtatgttcgggatttcaataggttatccaGGTATGCACCCGAGGATGTGGATACGagaggagaagcggaagaagcggttcatgaaaggcatgaatccatacatgaagatgcaagcgaggttggcacggactgccgaattccaggagccgattgactcggcaatcactttcgaggatgactacaggcaagtccaggaggacaggaggaagagagctcgtatagagccaaggaagtacccaatcagtaaaccattacctgatcggagtttcaaacctcgatacagacctactactggtaatcaatacaaccggggaggtcagagtcagaaccCAATTAACCAGATCATCTGCAACAGTTGTGGCCTGAGAGGGcatttgcagaaggactgtcagaaacccagaatcatctgctatggttgtgggaaggaaggacacatcaagccggagtgTCCGAACAAGTCATCTTGGAGCGGacagagctctggaggacgaggtggaaacaacaacaacaacaacaataaccgcAACTATaactacaacaacaagaagggaaagccttatgggaagctgaattgcacatctttggaacaagcggaagagtcagatcaaacagtcttaggtacgctaagcattcttactcatcctggcaaagtattatttgatactggagcaaccacatcatttcttgcattggaatttgtggaaaaattcgggcttagatgttctaagttagaaacccctataactgtcctatccgcggggggaacgatcttagtaacccacgtgaaagaagcacaagtcctaaccatatgcgactgtgtgtatttcgcggacctattcatcatacccatgaaggacatatcagtcatcttagggatggattggttgacagaaaatggagcggtgattaactgtggagacaaaacagtatcacttcgcaactccataggaggtcgaatagtgttccaaggagataggtacagtgagttggagatcggattggaactcaatagcttgaaggaagtgagaattgaagatatccctatagtgaatgagtttaaggatgtatttcctaaggaactaccgggaatgccacccgatagagagattgaattcacaatcgatctgatcccaggcacagcaccaatagcacaaccaccatataagatgggaccaaaggagttagtggaacttaAAGCTCAGATAGATGAAGCTGGAACGgaagggatttattcaagaaagtgtgtcaccatggggtacaccgagttatttttgtggataaaagagatggaggaaagagaatgtgtggagattacgagaaatttgaacaatgtaactatcaagaacaagtatcctttacctagaattcaagatctttttgatcaagttcaaggagcaggagtcttctcgaagattgatttaaggtcaggataccatcaaatcaagatcaagaaggaggatgtaccaaaaacagcattcgtatcaaggtatggacaccatgaatacttggttgtaccatttggactaacaaatgcaccagcaattttcatgaatttgatgaacaagatattcatgaagtacttggacaagtttgtgatagtattcatagatgatattctaatctattccaaagataaagaagaacatgccaagcatttgaagatagttttgcaaaccttgagagaacatcagctatatgcaaagttcagcaagtgcaaattttggttagatagtgttgaatttcttggacatgttataaccaaagaaggcatagcggtgaatccaagcaaggttcagtccgtattggaatggaaatcacccaaaaatgctaaggagatacgaggatttcttggtatggcaggctactatcggagattcatagagggattttcgaagattgcaggaccaatgaccaagttactcaagaaaaatactccatttgtgtggactgatgagtgtgaagccagcttccaaacactcaaagataagttaaccacagcaccggtattggcagttcctgaacctggaaaggattatacggtgtattgtgatgcttccaagaatggacttggatgtgttcttatgcaagatcggaaggtaatcgcttatggatcaagacagttgaaaccacatgaacacaactacccagtacatgatctcgagttagcagcagttgtgtatgctctgaagagttggagacaatttctatatggatccaagtgtgagttatacaccgatcacaaaagtttgaaatatttcttcacccagaaagaattaaacatgaggcagaagagatggctagagttgattaaggattacgatcttaagatcaactataccccaggcaaagctaatgtagtagcagatgctttaagtaggaagagtacggagaatcaacctacggaatgggagattccaaaggaacttcggaaagagttagaggatgctcagattttgtttattcaaggtgatgtcaaaggaagtatagcaaccatgaggattatggatgagatgtactcagacttgaaatatgagattatccgaaagcaagcggatgatttgttcattcaaGAGGAGATCAAAAGGATTggcgaaggaagaccatcggaatttcatctaggggattttgattcattatacttccagaaaaggatctgtgtaccagatgatccagaagtgaagtcaatcatattaaaagaagcacatgaaaccccttattccatacaccagggaagtacgaagatgtatatggatttgaaggagatgttacggtggaacaacatgaaaagagaaatagcacaatatgtctcggaatgtcatacatgtcaacgagtgaaggcagagcatcagagtcctgcgggattactcaaaccactagagataccggaatggaaatgggatgaaataggaatggattttgttactggtttaccaatgactagtaagaagaaggatatgatatgggtaatagtggacagacttaccaagagtgctcatttcatagccgtaaacacaaagaTACTTgcggaaaagcttgtggatatatatgtaaaggaaattgtgagtaagcatggagtaccaaagaagatagtctcggatagaggttcgattttcacatcGGCATTacggaaacaactacaagaatctttgggatccaagttggatttcgatacgagcatatcatccacaaaccggaggacaaaccgaaagaaccaatcgagATActagaagacatgcttagagcttgtgctctaaactttggaggctcatgggaggatcatttacctttagcggagttctcatataacaatagttatcggaGTAGCATtcgagatggcaccgtacgaagcactgtacggaaggaagtgtagatcaccaatttgttggtttgaaaccggagaaaacaaggagtttacaccggactacatcaaggagagacaagacgtcatcgaggtgatccgagatagactcaagatagctcagagtcgtcagaagagttacgccgacttaaaagaagagattgggaaccgaaagtgggagacatggtttatccgaaggttagcccaatgaaaggacttaagaggttcggagtgaaaggaaagttaagccctcgatatatcggaccatttaagatactcgGTCGAGAATCGAGGAACAGActtttgagttggagttaccggcacaattaagtcaagttcataatgtatttcatgtatcacaactcagaaaatgtttgaaggcaccggatgatcctatcacatatgaagaaatagaattgcaatctgacctaacttatgtggaaaggcctgaaaagatcttagaagtacaatggaagaagttaagaaacagggcaatcaaatattgtaaagtgcaatggcaacatcatcctgagcgagaagcaacttgggagacggaagaagaattgaggaagtcttaccccgagatgttcaggtaccaatcttaacttcgggacgaagtttacgttagggggagaggctgtaataacccagaacataggaacaacgaagggtagatttagaaatgggatgtgcatttcatcacaaaacgggggaaattttcgcgccttattgcaactaaacctaagagggatcgaggttctctctcattttgcacttagggttaggcattgtgagttagggaaatttcgacatgatctcttttgtatcttgttgatttgaggaattgatttcatttgacaagtgtcaatacatttaacaataagtaTTGAATAAAATgaaaatggaattcataatttaaacacACTCATgaattcaaatcactttgaatttcaaagtgaatcacaaatacaatatttattccagaatataaatgTCACATAATcacaagctcataaacaaaaacttgggctttattgataacaacacagattacaaagtctttacaatattcttgatacaagaattgataaataagaaacagaaatgaaaatgaagattacaagtttattcctaaactaaaacctagactaaatggctTGGAGAGTATCTTCTGgccatgtccatcttcacaaACCTACAATAATAAAGCACCAACACTAGCCgaatataagtgttagctcaagattcggtttagacagttagcaagtgacacaatattcaatttggacagaaccaagtcacagcacaccgtgcttgtccaaaaccagggacagcacaagataagggcagcgACGAGACCAAACACTGAGCACACACCGGGGCTCAAGTTtcggcatatgagagcacacagctcaagtgtctTCGGGCAGCAACGACAAGGCCATGCAAaagcatagtcaccaagcatgccaggcttgtgtgtcaatgcgagggagagaagtagggatcatataaaaggagcacaaaccctaaaaCCGGTGACCGATCAACCGAGATAAGATCACCAGGTAGGGGGGAAGCAAAAACAAGCATAGTtcatctgttcttgagcaagaacagaaccaacacacacaaccattcaagccaccagagatcatggtgacctagaagatccaAGCTCTGGAGGGgaagggctgtgaacaaacccaagtctgcatcaacaaagcattactttctaggagctggaacaaggtatacctagttcctggaaaagatccaatggatctaatccatcatatgcataagcatgggatgagcagatgctcatatgggtagattatcacttggttttcaccaaggattactgccgatCAAAAGCTACTAAGACGAAACCATCCGGATACGAGATCATGTGCACGGAGGCTAGAAAGCATGCACGAGAtgcacactagcaagatcacatgcacgagatagcaccgagtagatagcatagattagcagctaagactacacagaagatcctaagcaagcaaccatcagaaaccctagatttcttcacaggcaagcatattggcattcatacttactatgatcccctaatatgcaagcaaagttgagtagccaacaagatccaaccaatcatgtgagcaaccagtcagtagcaaggctactgaggtcacatcacacttagcaccaattaacagaaagccaaatagatcacatcactatccagaaatggattcagattttaattgcttgtaaaagaatcatgaacagcaaactcatatacaagcaagacatttaaatcatcactgcataagcagttcatcataattaagtaatccaagcatgaatttatcacagatccatgctaagcatgacagcagcatactgttaagcaatacaacttaattcatagccactagagcaagtctagatagctagAAATAAGCAACAGTACAAGTAAGCAACGACACGGGGATGCTTGCGCATCGGCATCACCggataagtgaatcatatagccacGGTGTTAGCCGATAAACAATCAACgacaatcaattgatcaaattaaccaatcatagcaagccaagctacacagagagatttgccaacaagcaagaaatgattcaatggatcattggcttgcataaGAAGTGCTgaatcatatcacaggcacctctggcacacacacaagtgtcacagatgcaacacaagtacacctagacaagcaagcatgataaaccagtaagcatagcaagcccataagcatgaACAGCAGGGTATATCAAGCCATAAGCAAGCACAGCATAGCATGATAAgtatagagcatgctaggagtAGCAGAAAAGCAAGCAtagcatgaacagcaagcaaagcaTCATGTGCCAGTACCAAGAAATGGTGaatgggccatgagcttgcaaaTAACTGAAACACAGGCAGCTTGCGCAGCCATAGCATGGCTCTAGATGATCACGGGACCACCGAGAGAGCATCGGagtatgaggaggaagaagaacgagtggcaagggaggcgcacagaagagtaggaggaggagcagaggaccttacccgcgcctggaggcagaagctatggcatggcgaggcagtgcccgcgcggccatagcagctgcaaagccagggaagtcgccggcgttacgccgacgaacaccaccacagcagcacagcacggagacgacggcacaggcgctgcgagcagcacccgcgccaggtcggtctcggaggcgcacacatCGACGGCGtgggcgagagctcgtcggagcttcacaatcgcccgaggcgattcgccaggagatccAGATCGATGGCGATCcgccaggagaggacgagagggGAAAAAcggcgcggacagatcgatagatctgctcgcggcGGTTCCGAATCgataggtggctacggcggagaaactcggcgatggccggagcagggcggcggccatggcggcgacgccatcgccacggggtcGCCAGAGGCTAGGGTTAGATCGAGTGAGGAGAGGGCCGAGtgcgagtgagtgaggtgggccgcttcggcgccaccgaacccaaaagagggccagcctatttgggccgtccctgggtttgagttattgggctgggcccaatatgagtccagggggtattttggtctttttacatttaataaaagaccaaaactttaccaaattttaataaatcataaacaactttaaaaatccaataaaaattggatttatgaatgaaaaataaatcttaacaagaataaaatatgaaatggaatttatgaaacaaattcaaaatgatgaatttttagaatttaaataataacttggaatttaaaattattatttccttgtaattaaaattcaaggaaaatctcaaataagttcaaatacttattttcaaatatttcaaaatgaaattctattattccaagtcatttcttttaaaaGGGGGATTTTACCCAGAAAAAtcctatattcctttttattccaaaaactatagagataactctataatttcaaattatttttggaatgactaaggtaattatcaagtaaaatcattttactttaaattgttgtactttgtgtgaattacaatgattaatacttttaaattaattgtaaattaccgtcaaagacataaatcttaaatacaaccctaaattgtaataactcattgggataaagggattcaacataaaataatccatccatgattgcattatttggattttcataacattgtccttaccggacaatgatgcttcttacagaacccgaggtccaggttccatcaaccgcattgagctgcactatctcgcagtccacgggcaagttcacccttgctcatgtcaacttgattattttctactactttaatgcaaagctatatacttatcattcctgcatcgcaaatgaaatgttattttccaactatgaatatgactatgtggctggcaatggaaccatggtatgtgttgatatggtggaggttccattgcaatgggttatatcaccctaggattaattaccaatgccgtccagtgattctagcgccgtacaaatcgcgttgaccatgagatctataatggctgcgggaaagccagctgtatcttttcccttcgcacgccaacggatcggagagacggtggggtcttGGAGgctactgccgcaataggttgggaaatccttttaaatccccatccattggtgatgttaatctcttccgatctatgaaggattgtccaaagtacaccatgagtaaagccgtattatcgggggaaagtctacggaggtgtgcgggtggacaaaagggtgggtttgcggtcgcggagaaggcggtgtgggcttggatctttatacctggcctcacaccaaaggaagtgtgaacgggggcaagtcctcgcggatggcaaaaagggtgagatctcttgtgggaaaagtaacgcacctctgcgagtgtatcaaattgtggctgtcactccctgttcgggaagggagctgcgaacgcggcaggaaaggaactccacgaagttctagtcaacttgtgaaggccgacgggcatagttttcataataaaagcaaccttttgaagaaatgttttcaaaacatgcattgacctgcgattcccgatcaatggtcgtagctagtgcatcaaacaccttttattcttttagaacttgctgagtacctctgtactcactttctttcgacacccttgctagactgtgatccggaagtggaggctatcaacgatggagcaccagaaggaagctacgagttGGTCTACgatgaacctgatcttaccggcggagtggaaggcgtagactatgggatagtctacggaccagatgacacggaggtggaggagtagtgacataccctagtatcttagagccgagcaacgtagagtttacctaaataagttgttgagctctttatatatttgttatgagttgtaatcgtacttaagtaataTCTTAggttgttctcataggacctatgagaataccaacttgttaagacaatgtttgtaataaagtatggagtgttatgacctgcaatgtttctgttgtaccactctgagggatatggcaacttgtgaggaagccccttcacaaagatcatatcaacgacttgtatactacaacatgcagtggtatgctgggtcaccgcagtgtAAGAGCCTGATTGGTTGTCAACTAGCTTTTTTCGTTTTCACTAGGCCAAAAATTGGATGTTTGGTAGCCAACAACGAAAAGATTTTCTACATATGATGGTTCTTAAAGCAACCTAGATGCAGGGAAAAGTTAGCCCAAGAAAAACGCTCAAATCGGCCATTTTTTCACGGCCAGTCTACAGTGAGCGTAAAAGTGGGCCCTTCGTGGCCGAAGTCGTACGATCATGTGTACATAACCTTGCCATTAATCTGCATCATTTTAATCCTCCCCGATCTACAAAACGATGGACCAGTTCAAAATATGCTTAACACGAAAAAGATGTGTATTGATGTTACAAATCAATTACCTTGAACGGTTTTTTTGGTTTCGTGAAGTATTTAAATGACAATTTCATATTCTCTTCAAAGCTTTTTGGGCTGAATTTAGTTGCAGTTGTTCGCTGGTTTCAAAATTACTTTGGTATCTTCATCTCTCCCACACACAACTTTTGTGTTCATAGTTTTCCATATTAACATTCGTATGCGTGTACACTTACACCTTGCTAGTACATTGTACGTAGTTGTAGATCTACTCGTTTACAAATGTTAAAACCGAAAACTTTGAACACAAAATTAATGCGAACTGGTGTAGTGAAGCTACCCCCGAAGAAATTTTGAAATGGTAAGAAAACTCGTCCACAAATGGTTTAAAAAGAAACACGGGTCCGATTACGGGAATAGAATCACAACGTCCAGACGGATTTTTTTCCATTTGACCTTATCTTGAATCGATAAATAGTTAGCCAGATTAAAAATAATTATAATTGAACTAGTTGAGTTAACCACAACCCTCTTCCTTAACGTGCTGTCAACCAATCGAACTGTCACTGTCTTTCCAAATTACATGCGACGGGACGCGAAAAGCTAATGCGAGCAACCAACCAGGACCTAAGTGACAATACAGAATAACTACAAGGGTGTTTTCACGAAGCGCCATCAGCCATTTCGCTCACTCCATCCAGGCTACGCATGCTTGATCGAACGGCCGCCTCACGCCACGATCCAGAAAGGGGAGCCAGcccgccgccggagccgccgccgtctTGCATCGCCGCCTCCGCGTTGGGCCAGCTTTGAACGAGACGAATCGATGGCTGCCGCCCCAGCCGTGTACCGGCGGGTGATGAAGGCGGTGCAGAAGCACGTCGGCGGGGGCGCCGGTAAGAAGCACTTCCGCGAGTTCGTGGCCGCCGAGTTCCGCAGCCCCGTCGGCACGGAGGCCGAGGCCAGagcggggctgcggctggccgaggacTACGCGTACCATATCACCAGCATCCAGCACCAGAAGGTCGGTCC encodes:
- the LOC124658388 gene encoding uncharacterized protein LOC124658388, with the protein product MAAAPAVYRRVMKAVQKHVGGGAGKKHFREFVAAEFRSPVGTEAEARAGLRLAEDYAYHITSIQHQKELLFSYNIAVDRSEEMKKTLNKSAASVGLQLPDVYQP